GGTCAGGTATTTATCGCTAACAGCCTGGGTCTCTTGTAGACGGAGGGAAATAAAGGGAGTATTAAGCCAAAGACAGAGAGCGCGGCTGCTTTACAAAGAAGAACAAGATGGCTGGGGATTTTGTGCATTATGAAGCAGAAGGTGATTAAGCACTCTCCTGCTACACGGGTAGATACAGACCCTCCACAAAAGGGAAGCCCCTTCGCCTCTAACTGCTGTAACCAGAGGCAGCTGAACTTAATTACACTGGCCCTCGATGGACAGACGCACCGTGgaaatgtttgtaaaatgaaatCTGGCCTTTTGCACACATATGGCTGCAGGGATATGAACGCCTGTGTGTCCTTCCAggtttaaaaatgtacttttcttTACCTCAGTGACAATACAATCATcaggagggagggaaaaaagaaacttGGCAATGTTTATGAACACTCCAGCGTAGAAGCTGAGTATGCCAAAGTTTGTCCCacagggtgagagagaggatggGACAGCTGTGCCACACCATCACAGGAATAAGAGATGCTTCAGAATACTATCCTGGAAACGAGCTCTGATTTGTAAACTCCCTGTGAATGTGTAAAACTGTTGTGCAATACAATAAGGGAAAAGAAGCCTACAATTATAGAAATGTTCACATATGTGATTGTATTGTAGCTGCAAGAGGACAGACATGAAACAGAGTATGTGTCTTTTAATAATATGCACTTGAAGTATGAGCTTTGCAACCTCCGGCTCTGATCAGGGAAACATGATTATCAGATCACAACATGTGCTTGGTCATCCCCAAGCGCTCTATCATGATcataaacattaataaaagtgCAAAAGATGGGTTATTTAtcatgtagtgtgtgtgtgtgtgttaacaagAGCAAGTGTTTCAGTATTTCAGCATCCTTTTTAAGCAGCttgaaaatacaacatgttGATTATGATTATGTTCATGCATGTGCTTCTTACTAATGTACAGAATGCAACCATCTAAagtgttcatgctggagcaggGGGGGGTCCAtgatagtcaactttaccttgttcattattataatctatctgttcttttgttgtaaacaacactgtgtgtcaggtgaattggaaacctgtgtgtttggtgtgttagcagcaggtttcagttatGAATAACATATTTGGCCCATCTATGAGACTCATTATGGTgacaaatacaacagctgtttttctaaaaaacgatagttcatgtaatgtgaacattttcagaatgtacttttttgcagaGATGTGGCGTTCACGAACGagtcagtcttttgaacggctctcttaagtgaacgatgagaaccgaGCCGTTCATATGGGAGCcagattgcccacgctgccttcacgtgtcacctgcgtgccccatgagtctgAGTTGTCACGCAGACTTCACATGAATGACCAATGCCATGTCCAAGTATGAGTTGTCCACAGCATGCTCCATGCACGTGAACGCGCCTATATACTCGCAGctaatttttcattttaattgctaataactttttaataactgTTACTTTatggctcttgtttgctttatatatttcttttgcactgtctactttgttattgtgacacttgaatttccccgttgtgggacgagtaaaggactatcttatcttatcttaactaaGGGGAGGAGATTAGTCAGCGCCGCCAACTGGAGTGaagacatttatttaatttatttaacattttacagttaagttgttttgcatggatgttagtttttatagtgccacaaagttttttttaggtgagggaaaattcaaaatagtgatctcactgttgAAGCATACAGCTATGGCACCttcttatggaatgtttacaatgccaaatgaaattattaacaatacttcagaataattcccaccaatagagaatatacagttgtgctcataagtttacataccctggcagaattgatGGTTTCTTCggtagtttctgttgtatttatgatataaaaagagttaatacagttgtttgatacaaattttgcttcacccaaacAATaaccatgagtggaaaaaaggtttttctcttatcattcatattctctgaaaaatggccaaaagaaTCACAAAtactgccagggtatgtaaacttatgagcacaactgtatgttggtgggatgtgtaagtttgaattattctgatccaaatcttatcttataacttctaccagtgattgtttccttgataaaaacaagttacccctggttgacttctataaaataaataaatataacaatgagccaaggggtcagtcttttgaacggctcttccTCAACATACAGtccccttcaaagagccatacaTCCCATCTCTAGAACAAATTGGAGTTATCTATAGGTTAATATGTGAGGATTTTACAGGTCTAGCCCATTTGAGATCAAATTAggctgcatgtttgacaccTCCTGACTTAAACAGTGGACAATGCAAACATGGTCACTGTGGTTTCAGGGAGGTGATGTGAAAACTACATTAgatatagaagaagaagaacgtacttttattaatccccagggggaaattttaattttttcactcgtgttaattttcggtcatgctacacacgcacagtttttggtatatacttacaatgcacacacatgcagtgaacaagcacttagggagagatgtcagagtgaggatgctgccatcaagcagcgcaccccaagcagttgggggttcggtgccttgctaaaggacacctcggcagtgcccaggcaagtggatcagcacctctccagccaccagtccacttgcaaAACTTTgcccatactgggactcgattcccaagtcaagtccctatggactgagctactgccgccccttacctatcatttattctaactgaaagttttaggaagtatcccttagagtggttacagtgctttacacatttgaattttgtgagtatattttttatttacaatatattaggatttttgcattctattggccaggtataaaatataattttttacagttttaggttgGTTGTACTACTGCCGCCCAGTAATATGTTAGGATTGTACAGGTCtagcccacttgagatcaaattgggctgcatgtttgacaccTCCTGACTTAAACAGTGGACAATGCAAACATGGTCACTGTGGTTTCAGGGAGGTGATGTGAAAACTACATTAGATGTATTATAAcacatagtgtgtgtgtgtgtcttattgTAGATAAATACAGCCAATGAGAGTATAGGACATTACTCCTTGTAGTAAAGTAGAGGATCGTGTCTAATTTTCGTCACATCAAATCCCATGTCCCCACATCATCAAACATTACAACACGaacacaagcagcagcagcagccgtgACGCATGTTTCGGGGTACTACTCTACTCGTTTGGGGGGGAAACGCCAAACAGCATCAGAGGCAGAAACCCGCAGTTAAAAACCGAGGCATTATTAGATTATtacacatgatgtttgtgtgtgtaacatgtacTGAAATAAGATGTGTTGTGCAGTTGCTTCCCAGTGAGTATGTCGGCGCTGCAGTCAGTCCTGCCGGTAGGGGTGTGGAGGGCACAAACGTTGCTATTATGTTACCACaacaccctgctgctgctgctgtcgccATTTTCCAAGCGCTTTCCTCAGGACGGCGAGACAACCGTGTGGCCAGGGGAGCCTCGCCATGGGAGGAAAACCCCACAAGAAAGCATTCAATCAACCTCTTTCACACACCCTTCCTTAAGTATCACGCTGTCGGTACAGTCTCTGTGTTGTTGCCGTGAGGGTTTTGATGTGAATTCGTCGAAAAGGCAAAGACAGGAAGCTAACAGGCTAGCAATCATGGCCTCGCTAAGTGTTAGCAGAAGGGGGGAAATTCGACGCACGAAGCGACTTAAAGCAGAGTTTTTTCGACTTTAAAGCAAAGATGAGTGAAGTTTCAGTGGATATAATGATACATGAAGTGAACGGGTGTGCACAAGTAACAAATGCAGGCTAACAGCATAATGCGTAGTGTGTTTAAGCTAGGCGAGGAAGCTAACGAGTGGATTAATACTTCAGAGAGATTCTGGGAGATAACTAGTCCCAGCAAAAGTGTTAACATTCACATATAGGATTGTTAAACAGCCTATTGTGTGACTGTGAGTTACTTCAGCATGGTCAGTCGGAGATGGAGTTACAAACTGTAAAGGGAACATCCCCTCCCCCACGGTTACTGCATCTGAACCCATTACACCCTGCATCTAAATTAAGTGATCGTGGAGTGTACTTTAAAGTCCGATTATAGGGAAAATACCAATGCTTAGTTCCTTGTTGGACATGGGATCTATTTTTAACTACATCTGATCTCAGCTCCTTTCTTTTTAAGGGGCTCTGAAGCCTGTGAGATCACTACGCATTATAACCAGTGAGGTTTTTTAACATATGGTGCTGTTTGGGGATCTGTGAGGACAAAACATCCCTTTATTTAGTTTCCTCTGAagagtagcagcagcagcatttctGATATTCTTCTCATCATctatttctctgtgtgtgagcaggatgATAAAATCTACTTTACTGGAtctactctttttttctttctttacagtgtttttgtgttcagaTGGAGCTGGCAGTgtgctgacagcagcagcagtagcagaaCCAGGGAACCTTAGCTTATGTAAAGTAAATTACCAGCTTTGAAATGGAGCGGGTAGCTTTATATTAGGAGGTCACATTATTTATACGAACACCGTGCGCAACACGGCCCGCAGTGTCACTGtgtcaaacacacagagtccCTCTTGCTTCATGTTGAACCAGAGAACATgtaaaaggatgtttttatgACTTGTTTTAAGGACAAGTTCAAAGCTGGCagtcctctctgttgttgcctGGACGCTTTGACTGCACATTAATCTAATTGCAGCACTAATTTCACACTGCACAACACCTCGTTCGCCTTTTTTTGTGCCCCCGATATCACAACTTGTTAAATATAGGCATTATGTACACCATAGCCTTGTGTTAGAACTCTTTTTTTGCCTCACAATCAACAAAAAGTCAGGGCTCTGCTCGATCAGTCAAGCTAATTCGAGCTAGTAGCATGCGCTAGCTAGCATCGCTCTCTTGGCCAACCTGTCACTTCCATTAGAAATTACGTCATCTAGTTAGCTATTTTCAAGTCTTCAGTGgagcacaacaaaaacaaacatataatgCATATATAAACATTGAACTAACAGTGCTGGTGATCAAGCTAGCTAGGCTAACCTCAGCTGATACCCACAACTACGTTAGCCAGCATCACCATGATGAGCCTAGCCAGCTAACTAAAGCCAACAATAGCCTTCTTCCAGGTCGGATTTGTGCTCACCAAACCACCTCCTCTGAATGAAAGTTACTCACCGCTTTATGTCCACTCTGGAGGATCTGAAGAGCGAATTCGGGGACCTGGGTGAGACCCCCGTCGCTTTCCACACAGCTTCCACAACCAAAACAATACTTCTGTCCACACACTGCGGATCCTAGcaaagctttaaaatgtttgtatttgaaCGCGTCCTGGAAGCAGTATTCTCTCGGTGGAAATATCTGTCCTCTTGTTCTACGCGGGAGCCCGAATTTGACTCCAAATTAATAGGTAACCGTTAAAACTGTGCCCTTATCAACGGCGACTTTTAGAAATTAGATCCCCTCAAACAGTCTCTTTTCCCTTTGCAAAAATGGCGGCCCTGCCAGGACTGCCGAGACTCCGCCTCCCCCAcgagcccccctccctccccatcaCTAAACCTTGGGCTCCGCCTCCACATCCTGCGGGGCTTCCCTCCCGACTTCACAGGGGCAGCGCGGCCCCGAGATCTGTGCGCGTTCACGAGTGTGATTCTTTCTAGTCTGCTATTTCTGTCGTCGACGCTTCGGACTTAACTCGTGCTGCACTCTTTGGACTACATCACAGAGCTAATGTAGAAGACACTGCTTCTTAAATCAGTCAAATAACTTCCTGATGATCTGCTTGTTCAGAATTTTAAcctattattaaataaatagcaCAGGAAATAGCGCTAATGGTGGAAGATTCTTACATTGATGTTACTTTCAATATGGAAGTGAAGTCAGCTGTGAAAGAATTTAATCAGTAGGCTATTTTTATActtatttttctcttcctgcttcctcctttTCATGACAGAGTTTAAAGGTTATGATAAAATCTCTCTCTTTtgcccaaaaataaaacaacaaagcacCAGTATGTCATCCCTTCAGGGTGGTCAAGACCCCTCTGCTTcacgtcggggtcttgtctcaccctgtcaggattctttttcccataacaacctgcttaCCATACGTTACCCCTccttatccttggggtcaattggaccccattcaatgtttaacatctctaaattaagtaagggataatgtatggttagcagccCTTAAAGGTTATGATAAAATCTCTCTCTTTTGccgaaaaataaaacaacaaagcacCTGTATGTTATCCCTTCAGGGTGGTCAAGACCCCTCTGCTTCTCGTcggtgtcttgtctcaccctgtcgggattctttttcccataacaacctgctaaccatacattatcccttatttatccttggggtcaattggaccccattcaatgtttttaacgtCACTAAatcaagtaagggataatgtatggttagcaccccttcagggtgagacaagaccccttcACTTCACGTCGgcgtcttgtctcaccctgtcgggattctttttcccataacaacctgctaaccatacattattccTTATTTAttcttggggtcaattggaccccattcaatgtttaacatctctaaatcaagtaagggataatgtatggtcaGGACCTCTgaagggattctttttcccataacaacctgctaaccatacattatcgcTTACTTATCCTTTGgctcaattggaccccattcaatgtttaacatctctaaattaagtaagggataatgtatggttagcaccCCTTCAGGGTTAGGATAAAATCACTCTTTttcccaaaaataaaacaacaaagcacCTGTATGTTATCCCTTCAGGGTGGTCAAGACCCCTCCGCTTCCCATCGGTGTCTTGTCTCatcctgtcgggattctttttcccataacaacctgctaaccatacattatcccttacttatccttggggtcaattggaccccattcaatgtttaacatctctaaatcaagtaagggataatgtatggttagcagccCTTttgggtgagacaagacccctccgcTTCCCGTcggtgtcttgtctcaccctgtcgggattctttttcccataacaacctgctaaccatacattatcccttacttatccttggggtcaattggaccccattcaatgtttaacgtttctaaattaagtaagggataatctATGATTAGCACCCCTACCTGTTGGgatctttttcccataacaacctgctaaccatacattatcccgcttattacccggccactaacttaaaatacaaacacgtcaaaaacattgattacaatattattttactgatttaaaatgatttatgtttacagttttaaataaattatcCCAGTAATTctatggtgatggattcttatctgcctatTAAATGTGACAgaactcttttcagtggattgttttgacatgaatgcatgcgatcagtttgactctggtgttgctcgtgttagtgaatgttaataaccgctgtcaaggggttttgaccaaatagaatcaagcttcttacacaaccagaagatctgTAAGAAAGCAAGGTaataatgactaacatcatttttttggattcatatttcatgacttttcataatttaatggggacaactgggaaaacgtaaacttaaaatgttgatatgttccaatttccagtaaaaaataaagaaacgcATCTGTGTTatttggggtcaatttgaccccaggctgttgtATCTGTCTATAACCTAAGaaataacattttacacacatttgatttggttgttttggatgataatTAGGtcataaccaaggacacttccgcatgtgactgcaggagctgggatcaaaccgccaacctttagattgtgatataatatttccagccatcatgtctctgaagacattcaatgatgtgtcctgtgtcatacgttttaatagcatagaaacaaggcagggccgatgaAAGCATGACTAACTCAGAGCAGTTtgacaaataaagtccttctgaaggctttaaattgtgtttatgcttcaaatatattttatttaaagggatatttaggtagtcaacaaagaaacataaagtacctgacacataaacctgggtaacaatcggtttctggaggtttaaattgctggggtcaaattgaccccaaggataaaagatgttggtacatttgagggtaacaggagggttaaagtaaatCACCCCATATGTGACTAATAGGAGTTTGGTATATTTTTTGGATGGAATACCTTATAAAGAGGTAGTTTTTCTTAAGTGATATAATAATCTTCATGACTTAAACGAGCACAAAATCAAATGTGACTATTAAGGAACAATATCCTCCATATAAGCACTGGCATGGGAGAAAAGGAGCACCTAAATCCGCCACACAACACAGTAGGAGGCAACTAAGCTGTTATGTAACCCCTTACACAAGAGGAGCGCTCTGTATAGCCTCCTGAACTGATGTCAGGAGAGAGTATCCTTCAGTGCACTGACCACAGGAGATACTCACAGAGCTGCGACATTTATTCACAGTTATAAATTATAGAAATCCGGCCTCCATGCTCTGCGTGTTTACAATTATGCATAATCTAAAAGCTGAGATGGATTATATTATATTCAGGAAGCATAATAAATCACTTCTTGGACTCGCTTCcaattaacttgttttttttaagtcttattATTGAATTATTGCCCCTTCATCATCACAAAGAAGTTTATTCAATGCATTtgattaattttaaaaacaacctgaCTTGTTTGTTTGATCATAGAACATGTTGgaccaataaaaacatgaaatcagcAGCTTCCTTtagattgtttttgtgttgttacaTCAGTTACTGTCACCTCCTGCAGATATCAGTGAGTAGAAATCCCTTTGACATCATATGTTGGGGGAGAGGATGTTCTCATCGTTTCCATCTATTGACCCTCCCCCACCCTAAACCGCATCCTCCCGCGCATGCGCACTCGTACAGGACCTCTGCAAATGCTGGTGCACGGGCATGCAGGTTGTTAGAGATAAACTTAGGAGAGGACGGATGTGGTAGTGAGGCCGATCGAGCCCCCTTTTAAAAACGGGAATCTGTGAACGGCTGTCGAGGATTTGGTGTCCAAAGATGTAACTGTCGATTTTTCGGAACATATCCATGGCCGTTGTTCCCTTTGCATTTTGATCTGAGGATTATCTTGACCTATTTAAAAATGACTATAACGGCGTTTAGAATGCTTAAGGTGATAATGTATGTAAAATAAATGGCCGAATTTGGGTTATTTTGGACATTAGGTTGCGATGACATCATGCAGTTGGTGTTCAGTGGGCGGGCTCTGAGCTGAGAGGGGAGAGGGGCGCAACCGGAGAGCGACCAGGCGCCATTAGGTAACAACGTAACGGGTGTCCCCTTGCTCTGAAGAGGCCCTGCTGTGGGTGAAACCTCGGGGGTGAAGAAGACATGTTAGATTTTGAAGTGCACACTCGTGTTTTTTAACCCTGGTGTTCAAAAAATCCACTTCTTCTTCGTCGAATGTAGCCGCTCGTAGCCGTTGGCTGGAAAACAAGATGGCGTCGAGGATTCTTTCCTCCTCGTGCACGCTCTCAGAGCAGTTATGGGCGGCGGCGCCGTGCGCGCTCCCGCCTCTGTTATGATTTCCTGTGTTCACATCCTGAGACGTTCACGGTGTTTTTAATTCACAAACACACGGAGTGCTGGGCGAGACCACACTGTTAGGATTCGATACAGATTACTTTAAGGCAATTTATTCGATACCCAATACTTTAagtgatttattattttttaaataaaatgcaacccttgAAAGACAAGTCCCATGATAAatactgttaatttaaaaactttaaaatgcaaatcctttgctggccttttttaaacaatgaaatgaatTTAGAAAAACTCATAAATAATAACTAATCTACATCCTCTttttaaattctctgagtggaaagcataaaacagcctcttcaccatgacagctgttaaaatgacactgtGATCATGAGGTCTCTGAATTTGTCagtacaaaactttggagtaagttaccctaaaagaatcagaaatgataaatgtgcttttatttcacatttattaattagtattgatattttattagagtaatccATACTCAAATGAGTAACTATTGATATATCGATACAACAGAATTGATACCCCCCACCACTAAAAcacagctgcagactgagactgCTGTAGCTGTGTGTCCCTCATGTGTCTCTCATGTGTCTCTCATGTGTCTGCTGTGGTGTTGAAGCTCTACTAACAAACAAACCACATATTTGTCATAAAAATGAGCCGCAGTCTTTTCACAGAAACCCTAACCGAGTCcttattttgtgtttacttttttgCCAAGTTACACAAGCACCTAATTCTCCACAATCACAAAACCATTTTGTTGAAGATAACCTTGTTCAAATGATATGTACAAtgtcaacacaacacaatacatccTATAGAGAGGTGTTGTCAGGCTTTGTTAAGCCTTTGACCCCATCTAGTGGATAAACCTGTTAGAATGTCATGAAGTGTTTTTCCACTTTCAAATAGATTTATTGAATGTAACTTTTCAGCCTGAAACCCCCGTCATATAGGTGTCAAAGACTCACAACCTCCACTGTCcctaaaagtgatttaatgtggcttcatttagttggtctggagaaaatgaccctacctatatgagcatgtgtctgtgtttcctgtgcctttatgaattaacctgctgctactgatgcttttgatatttAACTGTTCACAAACCCtcaacttaggagtcatctgacaaaaagaaaggcagaaaactctttacattttctattttcaaggttttatttcaagcttaGCATCTACTTTTGTCGATATCTTTTACTATAACGAGTAAAatctactatttttagataacttttaaaagaaaacattctggaagacatctcatgacaccccagggggtcctgacccataCTTGTGAACCCCTGTTTTAAACATATGCCAACTATAACTAATTTTACAAAGTTTTGTTCCTGATTTTGTTTATTGAAttacaatttaataaaatatgtaacaaTTCAGATACATGTTCTCACTATTAGGTTTTTGTTTGTATATGTTGCCTAAATTCCCTAAATTCAGTCTTTTTAATGGATTAATGCTAAAAAATAAGAAGCCTTAAAGACTCAAAGTTATCAATGAGTAAGAGTCATGTCCTCAGTGGACCACAAGGGGGCGCTGTGTCGTACATGTAAATTTTTCACCCAGCCAATCAGAACAAAGGAACAAGGAAGTCGTCACACTCTGTCCAATCACAGCAGCCCATATTGAGAGGTCCTTTATTGATGCTGGAGAAGGTGACTCTTCGGCGAACAGAGCTCTCTGCACGacagataaacacataaacccCAAAAGAAGACTGTTGTTGACGGAATAAACAACATGTCTTCTTTTGGAAGGGCCATGGGGATCCTCCGAGCGGGGAGCCGGATCATTAAAGGAGGACCTCAAAGAATCACGAGCAGAAAGTGAGTGTGCTAAACAcgttagcatgttagctaaaCAGACAGCTGATGTTAAAGCttctatttttaaagatgtagaTTAATATTCACTACATGTCTGTTATTTCCACACACTGTGACACTGATCAGAATATGAACTCGTGTTGTATCTGTATATTTATCTCAGTGGCAGCGGAGGACCTCACATCGAGCCTCAGTACCGAGCCTACCCTCAAGTCACCAAGAACCAGAAGTTCCAGTCTGAGCTCATCAGCGGGGCCATGTGGTTCTGGATCCTCTGGCACTGCTGGCACGACCCTGATGCAGTTCTGGTGAGTCCTACAGACACCACTGAGTCTAATTCACAGAGCTGCGGAGCTGGGGTTTATAAATACATATAGACTATGGAGTGAGTCCAGAGGGTGTGAAGTCACATACAGGACTTCACTATTGAAATAACtatatttcattttcagacTTTATCATAGGTAGGATTTTATATCTTTGATCTTTTTTGATTGGTTtagcctttttttaatcttttgctgtgttattattattttttattttatttgtattcttatgtttgttactttgttttattatctgTTGGTGGTTTAAAGCCTTTTTATATTGTcccattttttatgtttgtttgctgttttttttaaatttaattttacatgtttttctattatttctttatttgtttaaaaaaaaaaaatcattcatttttataattattatctattcatttgttttacaattttatctttattttttttcttctccttacaatgtttttttttttaaaatatattgtattgtttctCACATAACttattttctctcattttaaaccctgttttgaaaagtgctttataaataaggtttattattatcatcatataTCCTTTGACATTCAGGTATAATGACAGGAAAACCAGAGTTTTAACCCACTCAACATCGTATACATTAAATTCCATGTTGTATTTACATTGCTAAACATGCCTGCAGTAAATAAGACAACAGTTTTTAGTTGGTAAGTTTGTTGTCTGATTTGTATTTAATGCTAGAGAAGCTA
Above is a genomic segment from Notolabrus celidotus isolate fNotCel1 chromosome 21, fNotCel1.pri, whole genome shotgun sequence containing:
- the ndufb2 gene encoding NADH dehydrogenase [ubiquinone] 1 beta subcomplex subunit 2, mitochondrial — its product is MSSFGRAMGILRAGSRIIKGGPQRITSRNGSGGPHIEPQYRAYPQVTKNQKFQSELISGAMWFWILWHCWHDPDAVLGHFPWPDASQWTDEELGIPADDEE